AAGAAAAATTATTTACGGCATTGATCAATAAGGATATTTTGAGGCATTGGAAGAGATATGGTGTAGGCTTTTTAATGACCTGGTTTTGCATAAGTGCATGTGACCAGGCAAAAAAAGATCCGATGTACTCGTTGAAAAACGGGACCATCCACATCAGCGTGGATGAATCCTTCCGGCCGGTGATCGAAGAGCAGATAAAGGTCTTTGAACGGTCCTTTCCCGGGGCAAAGATACTGGCCGAATATAAGACAGAGGCAAACTGCTTTAAGGATTTCTTTTCCGACACGGCAAACCGGATGATCATTGTAACCAGGGGGCTCACGGATGAAGAAGACCGGTATTATAAAGACAGCCTGAATTATTCACCCCGGTGGAACACACTTGCCTACGATGCCATCACCATCCTTGTAAACAGCAAAAGCAGTGATACTTTGTTTACAATGGAGCGGCTGAAAGCCCAGTTATCGGGTAAAATGAACAGGGACCAGAAAGTAGTATTCGACGGGTTGAATGCAACCAGTACTGTACGCTTTGTACTCGACAGTATCCTGAAGGGAGAGCAATTTGATACCAGTGTGGTGAAAGCTGTAAAAAGCAGCCAGGATGTTATCAGCTATGTTTCGTCAAATGAGAACGCAGTGGGTTTTGTAGGAATAAGCTGGATCGGTAACCCGGAAGATACGGCCCAGGTGAATATGTTAAACAAAGTAAAAATTGCGTACGTTTCCTGCAGTGTTTGCCCGGACTCTCCTTATGTAAAACCAATGCAGGCCAGCATTCTCACCAGGCGGTACCCTTTGGTACGTGGTTTGTATTACGTAGTAAAAGAAGGGTATGATGGCGTGGGAATGGGGTTTTCGAATTTTATGCGGAATGAACGGGGCCAGCTGATCTTCAAAAGGGCGTACCTGGGTACCATAATGGATTTTGAGATACGGAATGTGAAGATCAATAAAAAATTATAGAAAGATTATAGGGAATTAAAGGCGGGATGTTTTGGAAAATTAATATTATTGTACAGACTTAAACAGCAAAAGAAATGAAGAAGTTAAAATTTACACTGATCCTGTTGAGCAGTTTAATGACAGTGGGCCTGGTCAATGCACAAGGCATTGAAGAGGGAAAGCGGTTCTTGTACTATGAAAAGTTCATCAGTGCAAAAAATGTGTTCCAGGGTTTACTGGGTGCAAACCCGGCAAATGAGGAAGCTGCTTACTGGCTGGGACAAACATTATTGGCCCCGGATGAGGATAAGGATCTTGCTGGCGCCCGGGCAGTGTACGCAAAGGCATTGGCTGCAAATCCCAACAGCGCTTTGCTCAATGCCGGCATGGGTCATGTGGAATTGCTGGAAGGAAAGACACAGGAAGCCCGTAACCATTTTGAAACAGCCATCAGCCTGAGCAAGGGAAAGAGCATTGAGGTGCTGGATGCCGTTGGGTTTGCCAATGGCGATTTTGATTCAAAACTGGGTGATGGGGCCTATGCGGTGGAAAAACTGCAACAGGCTACCAGCATAAAGGGATTTAAAGATGCCCGTATCCTCACAGACCTGGGCGATGCATACCGTAAAGTGGGCGACGGCGGATCTGCACAGCGTACCTATGAAGCGGCACTGGCCATTGATCCAAGGTATGCAAGGGCCAAATACCGGATCGGGAGGATCTACCAGTCACAGGGCGAAACACAAAAAGATATTTTCCTCGGGTATTATAATGAAGCCATTGCGTTGGATCCGGCCTATACCCGTGTGTATTTTACGTTGCATCAGTATTACTATGAAACAGATGTTGTAAAGTCTGCAGAATACCTGAACAAATACCTGGCATCAAAAGGTTCCGATGAAACAAATGCCTGCTTCCTGCAGGCCCAGATGAAATATGCCCAGGGCTTATTTGCCGAAACGGTTACTGCTGCAAACAGCTGCATTGCATCAACGCCAAATCCATATCCAAACCTGTATGGACTGGTAGCGTATTCATCGTACAAACTGGGCGATTCTTTAGGTGCAAAGAATGCCTTTGAACAGTATTTTCAAAAGCAAAAGCCGGATAAGATAGGAGTACGTGACAGGTTCACGTACGGAGAGGTTTTGTTGAAGTTCCCGGGTAGCGAAGCCCTTGCCGGAACGTATATTCAGCAGGCGGTTGACCAGGACAGCACGGAAGCCGGTAAAGTGGCCTTATTAAAATCGGTGGCTTCCACGTACGAAAAAAGGGGCCAATATACCGAAGCGGGGGATTGGTATAAAAAAGTGCTGAACATAAAAAAGACTCCTACCAAAAATGAAATATATAATGCAGGTTATAGCTATTACCGAATTGGAAAGTTTGCGCAGGCAAGTGAGGTATTCGATATCTACACCCAAAAATACCCCGACGATATTTTTGGATATTATATGATGGGTAAATGTTATTGGGGTATTGATACCACGATGGTTTTTGGCCTGGCCAATAACGCTTTTGCAAAGGCAATACAGGTAGGGGAAGCCTATCCGGATAAGTCCAAGATTTTAGCACAACTGATGGGTAGCTATAAATATATGATCGCTTACGGGGCTAATATTGAAAAAAATAAAGAGTTGGCTTTAAGTTTTGCCGATAAGGCATTATTGGTAGACGCTACTGATCAGGAAGTGCTTACCAATAAAGATATTATTTCTAAAATAACTTTCAAGCCCAATACAAAACCGGCAAACAAGGCCGATAAAGTTATCATGGGTGCCGATGGGTCAATTACTGCAACAGGGAGCGACGGATCAAGTACCGTAATTACCAAAGAAGGTAAAATAACCACCATAAAAGACGGCATCACCACCATCATAGAGAACGGGAAAGTGACCATGATCGGAAAAGACGGAAAGGTGATAAATCCAACACCCCCTGCACCTCCCGCCAAGCCGGCAAAACCAAAGCCCGGTAGCGGCACGGCTCCAAAAAAAAAGTAAAAAAGAAAGGTAAATAAAGCGATCCCCGTTATTCGTACAATAACGGGGATTTATTTTTCAATCTATTGATTATTGCTTCTGCTGCCTTATTTTTGCCTGTAATCAGAACCGTTAATCCAATGGACTTTTTTTTGTTACAGGCAAACGATGTGAACAACGCAGTAAATTACCTGCCCATTGGCCTCCAGTTACTTTTTGCCATTGGACTGATCGCAGCCATCATTGTAGGATCCGATTACCTGGGCCCCAAAAGAAGAACGGCTGATAAACTCCAGAATTTTGAGAGTGGAATAGAGATCAAAGGCAATGCACGCCAGCCCATGGCCGTAAAATATTTCCTTGTTGCCATTTTATTTGTCTTGTTTGATGTGGAAGTGATCTTCTTTTATCCGTATGCGATAAACTTCAGGGAACTGGGATGGAGCGGCTTTGCAGCCGTGGTGGTTTTTGTAGGCTTATTTATAACGGGGTTGATTTATATATTCAAGAAAGGCGCTTTGAAGTGGGAAGAATAATCAGTTTAAAAGTTGAATGATAAAGTTTGAATTAAAAACCATCATTTAACATTCAATATTCAACATTCAAAATAGAAAATGAGTCGTCCGGTACAATATAATACACACATCAAATTTGAGGGTATTCCGGAAGGATACATGGGGGAAGGGTTCATGGCAACCAACCTGGAAAAAGTGGTGAGCCTTGCCCGTAAAAATTCAATCTGGCCCCTGCCTTTTGCAACAAGCTGTTGCGGCATTGAGTTCATGGCCACGGCTGCCAGTCATTATGACCTGGCCAGGTTTGGTGCAGAGCGTATGAGCTTTTCTCCCCGCCAGTGTGATCTCATACTGGTGATGGGAACCATTGCAAAAAAAATGGGCCCTGTACTGCGGCAGGTTTACCTGCAAATGGCGGAGCCCCGTTGGGTAATGGCTGTTGGCGCCTGTGCATCATCCGGTGGGATATTTGACACCTACTCTGTTTTACAGGGCATCGACCAGGTGATACCCGTAGATGTATATGTGCCCGGTTGCCCGCCCAGGCCCGAAGCCATCCTGGATGGATTCATCAAGATACAGGAACTGGTGAATGCGGAAGGGCTGCGGAGAAGGTACAGTGATCAGTACAAGGAGTTGCTCGCCGGATACGGGATACAATAGTAATTAAATGATGAACCTCAGTGGGGTAAATGATAAACTTCATGCACACAAATCAGTTAACCCCCCGTTTATCTATAAGTTTGTAGATCGAAATGTAAAAGTTGATGCTGAATAACGAAATAATAAAACTAAAATTAACTGAAAAATTCGGCGACCAGTTGACCAACTGGGAGGAGCCTTATGGTATGCTCACCTTCACTGCCCCCAGGGACCTCAATTTAAAAGTACTCCAGTTTTTATACGATGATGCAGAGTTGAAATTCCAATTCTTAACCGACCTGCAGGCGGTTCATTATCCGGACAGGAAAGGAGAAGAACTGGCGGTGGTGTATCATTTGCATAACCTGGTTGACAATATACGGATCCGGTTTAAGGTATTTGCAGATATTGAAAAGCCCGATGTATTCAGTGCAACGGCGTTGTACAGGTCGGCCAATCATATGGAAAGGGAGACCTATGACTTTTTTGGTATGAATTTTATCGGCCATCCCAACCTGAAAAGGATATTGAATGTGGATGAGATGGATTATTTCCCGATGCGGAAACAATACCCGGTGGAGGACCAGTCGAGGATCGATAAGGATGATGAGATGTTTGGAAGAGAATAAAACAACAAAGATGTTTAAACCGGATTCAAAATACCGGCTGGTATATTTAATAGGTGTAGTAGTTGTATTCACCTATCAATCTGTGCGTTCCTTTTATCAGTTTTCCATTGGAGAAGATAAAGGAATGAGCCTGACAGGAGGGATTGTTTTTGGTGTTATGGCAATGGTATATGGCCATGATCTGTATGAATTCATTAAAAATAAAAAAAGCATTAACAGCGGGGCATGAGTGAACATATCTTATTACCGGAAGGAAGTATTGAAAAGCAGACCACCACGCTGAACCTGGGGCCCACACACCCGGCTACGCATGGTGTGTTTCAGAATATCCTGGAACTGGATGGGGAACGTATATTGAAATCAACTTCTACCATCGGGTATATTCACCGGGCATTTGAAAAGATAGCCGAACGCAGGCCACTTTACCAGATCACCCCGCTGACCGACCGGCTGAACTACTGCTCATCACCCATCAATAACATGGGCTGGCACCTCACCTGCGAAAAACTGCTGGGTGTAAAAACGCCCAAACGGGTTGATTATTTACGGGTGATCATCATGGAACTATCCCGGATCTCAGATCACCTGATCTGCAACTCCATTGTGGGTGTGGATACCGGCGCTTTCACCGGGTTCTTGTATGTAATGCAATACCGTGAACTTATCTATGAGATCTATGAAGAAATATGCGGCTCCCGTCTTACTACTACTATTGGGCGTATTGGCGGTTTTGAAAGGAATTTCACTCCTGCGGCCTTCCAAAAACTCGAAAAATTCCTGAAAGAATATCCCCGGGTGTTGAAAGAATTCGAGAACCTGTTCACCCGCAACCGGATATTCATGGACCGTACCATCGGCTGCGGGCCGATCTCTGCCGAACGGGCATTGAATTATGGGTTCACCGGTCCGAATTTAAGGGCGGCAGGTGTTGATTACGATGTTCGTGTGCATACGCCGTACAGCAGTTACGAAGATTTTGATTTTATAATACCGGTGGGAACGACGGGTGATTGTTACGACCGTTTCCTGGTACGTAATGAAGAGATGTGGCAAAGCCTGAGTATCATTGAACAGGCCTACCAGAAGGTACAGGAGTTCAAAGGTGCTGAAGCGGAAGTCTTTCATGCCGATGCTCCTGCGTATTACTTGCCCGAGAAAAAAGATGTATACACCAAAATGGAAGCGCTCATCTATCACTTCAAGATCGTGATGGGAGAGACAGATATTCCGGCCGGTGAAGTATACAGTGCGGTTGAAGGAGCGAATGGTGAGCTGGGCTTCTACCTGATCAGTGATGGGGGAAGAACACCTTACCGCCTGCATTTCCGCCGGCCCTGTTTTATCTATTACCAGGCATTTGAAGAACTGGTAAAAGGAGGCATGCTGAGCGATGCGATCATTACCATGAGCAGCCTGAACCTGATCGCCGGGGAGATGGACGCATAATGAATCATGAGTTAAGAAGTAAGAATTATGAATGTTGAGTTTTCGAAAGAGAAATTAGAAAAGGTTAACGAGATCATTTCCCGTTACCCGCAGGGCAAACATAAAAGCGCCCTCCTTCCTGTATTGCACCTGGCGCAGGAAGAATTCGGCGGCTGGCTGGATGTGCCGGTGATGGATTACGTGGCCTCGCTTTTGAAAATAGAACCGATCGAAGTGTATGAAGTGGCCAGCTTTTACAGCATGTATAATTTAAAGCCGGTTGGTAAATATATGTTCGAAGTTTGCCAAACCGGGCCCTGCATGCTGAACGGCAGCGACAACATCATTGCCTATATAAAAGAGAAACTGAACATCGGGGTAGGCGAAACCACGCCCGACGGAATGTTCACCTTAAAAATGGTAGAGTGCCTGGGCGCCTGCGGGTATGCACCCATGATGCAGCTGGGCAAAAATTACCGGGAGCATCTCACCAAAGAGAAAGTGGATGCCATCATTGAGGAATGCAGGGCAAAGGCGAATTAAGATTGAAGAGATCATTGACGATATTGTTTTTACTTCTTGCTGTTTGTTGCCAGGCACAAACAGATGAAGAAAAATTAAGGGTGACGTTAAAAGAATTTCACCAGGCGCTGGTTAACCGGAATACGGTTTCCGTCAACCAGCAGACAGACAAGGCGCTGAGTTACGGGCACAGCAATGGCTGGGTGGAAACGAAAGCGGAGATGATCAGGAACCTGGAAACAGGATACATCAGTTACCAGGGTTTTAAAGAAGACAGTATAAAAGTTGCCATGAACGGGAACCTGGCCAGTGTGCGGTTTGTGGCAGATATAACAGCAACCATGAAAGGAACAGCCAGTGTGTATCATTTGAAAGTACTGGAAGTGTGGGTGAGGAAGAGCAAACGGTGGGTATTATTTGCAAGGCAGGCTGTAAAAAATTAAGAATTCAAAATTAAAAATTCAAAAATGCCCTCAGCAACGAAACAGCCTTTTTGATTTTTGATTTTTAACTTAGATAAATGGCAAGAAAACTATTATTAGAAAAAGCACAGGTGGAGGGCATCCGCTTTTACGACGTTTACCGCCGTGAAGGAGGTTACCGCAGCGTGGAGAAGGCCCTGAAGATGGCGCCTGTTGATATCGTGGAAGAGGTAAAGAAGAGCGGCCTGCGGGGCAGGGGTGGCGCCGGTTTTCCTACCGGCATGAAATGGAGTTTCATTGCAAAGCCGGAAGGGGTGCCACGTCACCTGGTATGCAATGCGGATGAGAGCGAACCCGGAACTTTTAAGGACCGTTATCTGATGGAATTCATTCCGCATATATTGATCGAAGGCATGATCGTTTCATCCTTCGCTCTTGGCTCCCATGTTTCCTACATATATATACGTGGCGAGTATGCCTGGATCGTGGACATCCTGGAACAGGCGATCGCGGAAGCAAAGCAAAATGGATTTTTAGGAAAGAATATCTTAGGTACCGGTTTCGATTGTGAGATATATGTTCATCGCGGCGCCGGCGCTTATATCTGTGGCGAAGAAACAGCCCTGCTGGAATCACTGGAAGGCAAAAGGGGCAATCCCAGGATCAAGCCGCCATTCCCGGCCGTGAAGGGTGTTTGGGACAGGCCAACCGTAGTGAATAACGTAGAGACATTGGCGGCTGTGGTTCCCATCATCAACGATGGCGGCGAGGAGTATGCAAAGATCGGCATTGGAAAAAGCACCGGAACAAAACTGATGAGTGCCTGTGGCAACATCAATAAGCCCGGTGTGTATGAGATTGACATGACCATCTCCGTGGAAGAATTTATTTACAGCGATGAATATTGTGGCGGCATTCCCAACGGAAGGAAACTGAAAGCCTGTATCCCGGGCGGATCATCGGTTCCCATTCTACCTGCTAATTTATTGCTGACAACAGCCAAAGGGGAAAAAAGACTGATGAATTATGAAAGCCTGAGTGATGGCGGCTTTGCAACCGGCAGTATGATGGGCTCGGGTGGGTTCATTGTATTGGATGACAGCCAGTGCGTGGTAAAGCATACGTATACGTTGGCAAGATTCTACCGTCATGAAAGCTGCGGGCAATGTTCACCTTGCCGGGAAGGAACCGGGTGGATGGAAAAAATATTAATGAATATAGACAATGGTAAAGGAAAGATGAGTGATATTGACCTGCTTTGGGATATTCAGCGGAAGATCGAAGGGAATACGATCTGCCCCCTGGGGGATGCAGCAGCCTGGCCGGTAGCGGCAGCGATCAGGCATTTCAGGGATGAGTTTGAGTGGCATGTGAAAAATCCGGCAGAGTGTTTGAAAACGAATTATGGACTGGCGCATTATGCGGATCCGATCCATGTGCCAGTACCGGCTTAAGATAGTTAACCGCAAAGACGCTGAGGCGCAAAGCAACGCAAATGATTTTCTTAGCGACTTTGCGACTTGGCGGTTAAGAAAAAAATATGGCAGACGAAATAAAAAAAGAAGCACCTGCGAATTTTAAAGTGACCATCGATAACATCACGATCGAAGTGGCGCCGGGTACTACTATATTAAATGCGGCCAGGCAGATCGGGGGTGATGTTACACCTCCGGCCATGTGTTATTACAGCAAGCTGCAGGGCAGTGGTGGTAAATGCCGTACCTGCCTGGTGGAAGTAGCCGCAGGTTCAACCGCCGACCCGAGGCCGATGCCGAAACTGGTTGCATCATGCCGCACCAATGTAATGGATGGTATGGTGGTGAAGAACATCACCAGTGATAAGGTAACCGATGCCAGGAACGGGGTGGTTGAATTCTTATTGATCAACCATCCGTTGGATTGTCCCATCTGCGACCAGGCCGGTGAATGTCATTTGCAGGACCTGGGATATGAGCATGGAAAGGAAGGTACCCGTTACGAATTTAAAAGAAGGACCTTCGAGAAAGAAGACATTGGCCCTTACATACAATTGCACATGACAAGGTGCATACTTTGTTATCGCTGCACCTATGTGGCAGACCAGTTGACGGATAAAAGGGTACATGGTATCCTGGACCGTGGCGATCATGCAGAAATATCAACCTATATTTCCAAAGCCATTGACAATGATTTCAGCGGAAACATGATCGATGTTTGCCCGGTAGGGGCTTTAACGGATAAAACATTCCGCTTCAAGAACAGGGTTTGGTTCACCAGGCCGGTGGATGCACACCGCAATTGCGAAAACCCGAAATGCTGTGGTAAAGCAACGCTGTGGTTACGTGGAGATGAAGTGTATCGTGTAACTGCCCGAAAAGACCAGTGGGGCGAAGTACAGAGCTATGACGGCAAACCGGGATGGATCTGTAACACATGCCGCTTTGATAAAAAGAGAACGGCAGATTGGGTGGTGGAAGGATTGACAACCATCAGCCGTCATTCGGTTATTGGCGCCAATAAATATGCAACACTGGAGATGCCAAAGGATACCATTAAAGAAGTGATGGGAGGAAGAGATCCGAAATTGCTGATGAACATACATAATGTGAGCGGGGTGAATAACCCTAACATTCATTTAAGTGAGATCAACAGGCCGGCACACCTGGAAGACTTCGCAAAATCGGGCGATCATGTAAATGGTGACGGGGAATCCACCCAGTGGGGTTTAAAAAAGGACTAAAATTATTTTAATAAAGGATTATGCTTTTAGCGATCGATTGGCTTTTAATAGTGGAGAAACTGGTCCTCATCGTCATAGTGGTGATGGCATCGCTGCTCATTGCCATGTATGCCACCTATGCTGAAAGAAAAGTGGCTGCGGTTTTACAGGACAGGCGTGGACCAAACCGGGCCGGGCCTTTTGGAATATTGCAGCCGGTTGCAGACGGGTTGAAATTGTTTTTCAAAGAAGAGATCATTCCCAATTTTTCTTCCAAATTCCTCTTCATTCTCGGCCCTTCCCTGGCCATGCTTACGGCCATCATGACCGGCGCCGTGGTTCCCTGGGGAAATACCGTATATTTCTTCGACCGGGAGATCTCTTTGCAGATCGCGGATGTGAACGTAGGTATCTTATATGTTTTTGCGGTGGTGAGCATGGGTGTGTATGGCATCATGATCGGTGGCTGGGCAAGCAATAACAAATATTCGTTAATGGGCGGATTGCGGGCCGCATCACAGATCATCAGTTATGAACTGCCCATGGGGATTTCGCTGATCGCCCTTCTGATGGTAACCGGTACGCTCAGTTTGAAAGAGATGGTGCTGCAGCAACAGGACGGTTTATGGAACATCGTTTATCAGCCACTGGGGTTTTTGATATTCCTCATTTGTGCGTTTGCAGAATGTAACCGTACCCCATTCGACCTGGCCGAAGCAGAGAATGAACTGATCGGTGGTTATCATACGGAGTACTCATCCATGAAACTGGGCTTCTATCTTTTTTCTGAGTACATCAATATGTTTGTGAGCAGCGTGATCATGGCTACGTTGTTCTTTGGCGGATACGATATACCATTCCTGAACGAAGCGGATTATAACCAGAACTGGATGGCATTGTTTGGGATAATGATGCTGATGGCAAAAGTAGTTTGCTTCATCTTCCTGTTCATGTGGGTACGGTGGACCATTCCAAGATTCCGGTACGACCAGTTGATGAACCTGGGATGGAGGGTATTGATCCCGTTGGCATTGGTAAATATGCTGGTGACAGGAGCGTTGGTTTTGTTGAAAGCAAACAACTGGCATTTTTAATTTATAAAACGAATTGTCTGCCTGAACATGTCGAAGGCGGCTTAAATAGTACTATGCAAGCATTAACAAACAGGGTGAAACAGGTTGACCGCCGGGAGATGAATTTCCTGGAGCGGCTTTACCTCGTTTCTATTTTTAAAGGCATGATGATCACGTTCATGCACATGTTTAAGAAGAAACCCACGATCAATTATCCTGAAAAGACCCGTCCTTTCAGCCCGGTCTTTCGTGGACTGCACATATTGAACCGGGATGAAGAAGGAAGAGAGAACTGCACGGCCTGCGGATTGTGTGCCGTTGCCTGCCCGGCAGAAGCCATCACCATGGAAGCGGCAGAAAGACAACCGGGAGAGGAGAATTTATACCGGGAAGAAAAATATGCGGCCAGGTACGAGATCAATATGCTGCGTTGCATCTTTTGTGGCCTTTGCGAAGAAGCCTGCCCGAAAGACGCCATTTATTTAAGCGAAACCTTTGCGCCCGCCGATTACCAGCGCAAACAGTTTGTGTATAACAAAAACGAATTACTGATCCCTCATCCTGTAGATGAACCCGAAGCTTATAAAAAAGCATTGGGCAACCGGGTGAAAAGAGAAAAGGTTAATTAGGAACTATGAGCATTGCAGAAATATTATTTTGGGGTTTGTCAGTCCTGGCACTTGCTGCCGCCATCATGGTGGTTGCCAGCAAAAGCCCGGTACACAGCATTTTATATCTCATTGTTGTGTTCTTCGCCATATCCGGCCATTATATTTTGCTGAATGCACAGTTCCTGGCTATCGTGAACATCATCGTTTATGCCGGGGCCATCATGGTATTGTTCTTGTTTGTGGTGATGCTGATGAATCTGAATGCCGAATCGGAGCCGAAAAAGAACAGGTACCTGCAGTTTGCCGGGTTGATATCCGGTGGATGTTTGTTCCTGGTTTTGATATCTGCCATTACCAGGTCAACTTCGGCAACCAACGTGGTGCAGATGGGCAGTGGGAACAGCGGGCTCATTAAAAACCTGGGCATGGTATTGTTCAATGATTACGTGATCCCGTTCGAGATAAGCAGTGTATTGTTTTTGAGCGCCATGATCGGGGCAGTGGTGATCGGTAAAAAGGAGAAGTAATATTTATAAAACGGATTAATACGAATTACACGAATTGATTTTGGTCTTTAAAAATTAACTGGATCCGGAGAACAGATAGTTCGTGTAATTGGTGTAACTCGAATAATTAGTGAATATGGAGATCAAATGGTATATCGGTTTGGCAGTGGCTTTGTTCTGCACAGGGATTGTGGGGGTTCTTACCCGTCGCAATTCCATCATCATTTTCATGTGCATAGAACTGATGCTTAACTCGGTGAATTTATTACTGGTGGCATTTTCAAAAATGCATGCGGCAACAGCTATCGGGCAGGCGTCCCCTGCTGTGGTAAGCGATGCCCAGATATTTGTGTTCTTCATCATGGTGGTGGCAGCAGCAGAAGTAAGTGTGGGATTGGCGATCATTGTTATGATGTACCGGAATATTCACTCGGTGGATATAAATTTTCTAAACAGGTTAAAGAATTGACGCCCCCATCCCCGCCAACCGGCGGGGAGAAAGGCAGGAGTATTAATAATATTTTGAAATAAATACAAAAATTCTCCGCCAGTTGGCGGAATAGGGGTATGAGAAATGTCTTACACATGGTTTGGTTGATCCCCGTGCTGCCGTTGCTGGGATTTTTACTCAATGGGCTGGGCAGAAATAAGCTTTCAAAAGGCTTGTCAGGGGTTATCGGAAGCGGAACGGTCTTTCTTTCATTCCTCATCAGTGTGTATGTATTCTTCAGCGTTAAAGGCGGTAATACATACGTTGCCCATTATTTCGATTTTATAAATATCACGTCATTACAGGTTGGATTTGATTTTCAAATAGACCAGCTTTCTTCGGTCTTCCTGTTGATAATAACGGGTGTAGGGTTTTTGATACATGTGTATTCAACTGCTTACATGCACGATGAAGAACCAAAGGACTTTGCAAAGTATTTCGCCTTCCTCAACCTGTTTGTGTTCTCCATGCTTTTATTGGTAATGGGCGCCAACTATGTGATCATGTTCATTGGCTGGGAAGGGGTTGGGCTTTGTTCTTATTTACTGATCGGATACTGGTTTAAGAACACCAATTACAACATTGCGGCCAAGAAGGCCTTCATCATGAACCGCATCGGCGACCTTGGGTTTTTACTGGCCGTATTCTGGCTGGTTGCAAAAGCCGGTTCGGCCGATTACCATACTGTATTTGCAGCGGTTTCCAAATTGACAGCAACAGACATCACCGGCATTACTTTATTGCTTTTTGTGGGTGCCATGGGAAAAAGCGCTCAGATACCTTTGTATACCTGGTTACCC
This sequence is a window from Chitinophagaceae bacterium. Protein-coding genes within it:
- a CDS encoding substrate-binding domain-containing protein gives rise to the protein MYSLKNGTIHISVDESFRPVIEEQIKVFERSFPGAKILAEYKTEANCFKDFFSDTANRMIIVTRGLTDEEDRYYKDSLNYSPRWNTLAYDAITILVNSKSSDTLFTMERLKAQLSGKMNRDQKVVFDGLNATSTVRFVLDSILKGEQFDTSVVKAVKSSQDVISYVSSNENAVGFVGISWIGNPEDTAQVNMLNKVKIAYVSCSVCPDSPYVKPMQASILTRRYPLVRGLYYVVKEGYDGVGMGFSNFMRNERGQLIFKRAYLGTIMDFEIRNVKINKKL
- a CDS encoding tetratricopeptide repeat protein; protein product: MKKLKFTLILLSSLMTVGLVNAQGIEEGKRFLYYEKFISAKNVFQGLLGANPANEEAAYWLGQTLLAPDEDKDLAGARAVYAKALAANPNSALLNAGMGHVELLEGKTQEARNHFETAISLSKGKSIEVLDAVGFANGDFDSKLGDGAYAVEKLQQATSIKGFKDARILTDLGDAYRKVGDGGSAQRTYEAALAIDPRYARAKYRIGRIYQSQGETQKDIFLGYYNEAIALDPAYTRVYFTLHQYYYETDVVKSAEYLNKYLASKGSDETNACFLQAQMKYAQGLFAETVTAANSCIASTPNPYPNLYGLVAYSSYKLGDSLGAKNAFEQYFQKQKPDKIGVRDRFTYGEVLLKFPGSEALAGTYIQQAVDQDSTEAGKVALLKSVASTYEKRGQYTEAGDWYKKVLNIKKTPTKNEIYNAGYSYYRIGKFAQASEVFDIYTQKYPDDIFGYYMMGKCYWGIDTTMVFGLANNAFAKAIQVGEAYPDKSKILAQLMGSYKYMIAYGANIEKNKELALSFADKALLVDATDQEVLTNKDIISKITFKPNTKPANKADKVIMGADGSITATGSDGSSTVITKEGKITTIKDGITTIIENGKVTMIGKDGKVINPTPPAPPAKPAKPKPGSGTAPKKK
- the ndhC gene encoding NADH-quinone oxidoreductase subunit A, with product MDFFLLQANDVNNAVNYLPIGLQLLFAIGLIAAIIVGSDYLGPKRRTADKLQNFESGIEIKGNARQPMAVKYFLVAILFVLFDVEVIFFYPYAINFRELGWSGFAAVVVFVGLFITGLIYIFKKGALKWEE
- a CDS encoding NADH-quinone oxidoreductase subunit B — its product is MSRPVQYNTHIKFEGIPEGYMGEGFMATNLEKVVSLARKNSIWPLPFATSCCGIEFMATAASHYDLARFGAERMSFSPRQCDLILVMGTIAKKMGPVLRQVYLQMAEPRWVMAVGACASSGGIFDTYSVLQGIDQVIPVDVYVPGCPPRPEAILDGFIKIQELVNAEGLRRRYSDQYKELLAGYGIQ
- a CDS encoding NADH-quinone oxidoreductase subunit C — protein: MMLNNEIIKLKLTEKFGDQLTNWEEPYGMLTFTAPRDLNLKVLQFLYDDAELKFQFLTDLQAVHYPDRKGEELAVVYHLHNLVDNIRIRFKVFADIEKPDVFSATALYRSANHMERETYDFFGMNFIGHPNLKRILNVDEMDYFPMRKQYPVEDQSRIDKDDEMFGRE
- a CDS encoding NADH-quinone oxidoreductase subunit D, whose translation is MSEHILLPEGSIEKQTTTLNLGPTHPATHGVFQNILELDGERILKSTSTIGYIHRAFEKIAERRPLYQITPLTDRLNYCSSPINNMGWHLTCEKLLGVKTPKRVDYLRVIIMELSRISDHLICNSIVGVDTGAFTGFLYVMQYRELIYEIYEEICGSRLTTTIGRIGGFERNFTPAAFQKLEKFLKEYPRVLKEFENLFTRNRIFMDRTIGCGPISAERALNYGFTGPNLRAAGVDYDVRVHTPYSSYEDFDFIIPVGTTGDCYDRFLVRNEEMWQSLSIIEQAYQKVQEFKGAEAEVFHADAPAYYLPEKKDVYTKMEALIYHFKIVMGETDIPAGEVYSAVEGANGELGFYLISDGGRTPYRLHFRRPCFIYYQAFEELVKGGMLSDAIITMSSLNLIAGEMDA
- a CDS encoding NAD(P)H-dependent oxidoreductase subunit E, giving the protein MNVEFSKEKLEKVNEIISRYPQGKHKSALLPVLHLAQEEFGGWLDVPVMDYVASLLKIEPIEVYEVASFYSMYNLKPVGKYMFEVCQTGPCMLNGSDNIIAYIKEKLNIGVGETTPDGMFTLKMVECLGACGYAPMMQLGKNYREHLTKEKVDAIIEECRAKAN
- a CDS encoding nuclear transport factor 2 family protein: MQGKGELRLKRSLTILFLLLAVCCQAQTDEEKLRVTLKEFHQALVNRNTVSVNQQTDKALSYGHSNGWVETKAEMIRNLETGYISYQGFKEDSIKVAMNGNLASVRFVADITATMKGTASVYHLKVLEVWVRKSKRWVLFARQAVKN